One Streptomyces sp. V4I8 genomic window carries:
- a CDS encoding ANTAR domain-containing protein, with protein sequence MTPPREERRLLRTVPSEGDGALLADVVELRARNEQLGRALVSHAVIDQARGMVMALAPCSGERAWDLLVGVSQRCNIKLRDVAAALVATTKDRMLPEPVQRELRRALRRLHAEDRR encoded by the coding sequence ATGACCCCGCCCCGTGAAGAACGGCGGCTGTTGAGGACTGTGCCTTCCGAGGGGGACGGGGCGTTGCTGGCCGACGTCGTCGAACTGCGCGCCAGGAACGAGCAGTTGGGCCGGGCCCTGGTGAGCCATGCGGTGATCGACCAGGCACGGGGCATGGTGATGGCCCTGGCCCCGTGTTCCGGCGAGAGGGCCTGGGACTTACTGGTGGGCGTGTCGCAGCGCTGCAACATCAAGCTCCGGGACGTGGCCGCGGCCCTGGTCGCCACGACGAAGGACCGGATGCTCCCGGAACCGGTACAGCGGGAGCTTCGCCGAGCACTGAGGCGCCTCCACGCGGAGGACCGGAGATGA
- a CDS encoding O-antigen ligase family protein gives MSTPPTVSAPVVRPRPTLPPPLRRAGSALSSLSSLSSLSFLSFLSVLPIVAVVVLLGLPVSPDSAAAPADAASGLVVLCAVVQTVRGARRPLPRTAAVVFELPVVGIAVAAAGALTTGDALAGLVRYLQVFVLVPVAVLLLVRDRRGARLVLWSLVGLALWQGAVGVHQNLTGTGALYQGADIRAVGTFGPSDVLGMATVVAFGVVAATGLALGTRERLERVVAAGCAVALLVPLALSFSRGAWIATVVACGAQLLLAGVRRAAKVFAAAAAVSVVLVGGLGVGAAVLEERLTSVTQVADAPDQSVVDRYTMWAAAGDMWRGHPVTGVGLKAFPAHRDGHASLALSSGSDTAGAGQAFRRQPLLSPHNQYLLILSEQGLLGLLTVAGGWLALLVCALRRLRRSGRLVWDCALPVCGLLLWQLVNFLYSDIGGPSTILTAICFGLAAWWALARDGAAASTTKPGA, from the coding sequence ATGAGCACTCCCCCGACGGTCTCCGCTCCGGTCGTACGGCCGCGTCCGACGCTGCCGCCCCCGCTGCGCCGGGCCGGCTCCGCCCTGTCCTCCCTGTCCTCCCTGTCCTCCCTGTCCTTCCTGTCCTTCCTGTCCGTCCTGCCGATCGTGGCGGTCGTCGTCCTGCTGGGGCTGCCGGTCTCGCCGGACAGCGCCGCCGCACCCGCCGACGCCGCGTCCGGGCTGGTCGTGCTGTGCGCGGTCGTCCAGACCGTGCGGGGGGCGCGGCGCCCCCTGCCCCGGACGGCGGCGGTCGTGTTCGAGCTGCCCGTGGTGGGCATCGCGGTCGCCGCGGCGGGGGCGCTGACCACCGGTGACGCGCTCGCCGGACTGGTCCGCTATCTGCAGGTGTTCGTGCTCGTCCCGGTCGCGGTGCTGCTGCTGGTGCGCGACCGGCGGGGCGCACGGCTGGTGCTGTGGTCCCTGGTCGGCCTCGCGCTGTGGCAGGGGGCCGTGGGCGTCCACCAGAACCTCACCGGGACCGGGGCCCTGTATCAGGGGGCCGACATCCGGGCGGTGGGCACCTTCGGGCCGTCCGACGTGCTGGGGATGGCGACCGTCGTGGCGTTCGGGGTGGTGGCCGCGACCGGTCTCGCCCTCGGGACGCGGGAGCGGCTCGAACGGGTCGTGGCGGCCGGATGCGCGGTGGCCCTGCTCGTGCCGCTCGCGCTGTCCTTCAGCCGGGGTGCCTGGATCGCCACGGTGGTCGCCTGCGGGGCCCAGCTGCTGCTGGCCGGCGTACGGCGGGCGGCGAAGGTGTTCGCGGCGGCGGCCGCGGTCTCGGTGGTGCTCGTGGGCGGACTCGGCGTGGGCGCGGCGGTGTTGGAGGAGCGGCTGACCAGCGTCACCCAGGTCGCCGACGCCCCGGACCAGTCGGTCGTCGACCGGTACACGATGTGGGCCGCGGCGGGCGACATGTGGCGCGGTCATCCCGTGACGGGTGTGGGGCTGAAGGCCTTTCCCGCACACCGGGACGGCCATGCCTCGCTCGCGCTGTCGTCGGGCAGCGACACGGCCGGAGCCGGCCAGGCCTTCCGGCGCCAGCCGCTGCTCTCCCCGCACAACCAGTACCTGCTGATCCTCAGCGAGCAGGGCCTGCTGGGCCTGCTCACGGTCGCGGGCGGATGGCTCGCCCTGCTGGTGTGCGCGCTGCGCCGGCTGCGGCGGAGCGGCCGGCTCGTGTGGGACTGCGCGCTCCCGGTGTGCGGGCTGCTGCTGTGGCAGCTCGTCAACTTCCTGTACTCCGACATCGGCGGGCCCTCCACCATCCTGACGGCGATCTGCTTCGGGCTGGCCGCCTGGTGGGCGCTGGCCCGCGACGGGGCGGCAGCGTCGACCACGAAACCGGGTGCGTGA
- a CDS encoding NAD-dependent epimerase/dehydratase family protein — MSLRILVTGGSGFVGGHVAAAVRAVRADTPARLRLVLRDPASLALGDGDALAADVVRADLTDPESLRGACDGIDVVLHCASHIGDDERLTEAVNDHGTRALVEEATRAGVTRVVYVSTAAVYGRGPFTGALPGGLPLAPASPTSRSRAAAERHVLDAGGVVLRPHLVLGAGDRWVVPGLVTLMELLSGGLKGCTARHSVVDVRALARAVLAAGLSERELAGVHHVNHPEPVGGSELLDTVAERLGLRLPGTPPTVDEARTRLAGQPRALHHLGVLAVDHWFADDGFWAAVGVDPGAGFARDLAEHAPWYRQLLNR, encoded by the coding sequence TTGTCCTTACGCATTCTCGTCACCGGAGGCAGCGGCTTCGTCGGAGGCCATGTCGCCGCGGCCGTCCGCGCGGTGCGGGCCGACACACCGGCCCGGCTCCGGCTCGTGCTGCGCGATCCGGCGAGCCTCGCACTCGGGGACGGCGACGCCCTGGCGGCCGACGTCGTACGGGCGGACCTGACCGACCCGGAGTCACTGCGCGGTGCCTGCGACGGTATCGACGTCGTCCTGCACTGCGCCTCCCACATCGGCGACGACGAACGGCTCACCGAAGCCGTCAACGACCACGGCACCCGCGCCCTGGTCGAGGAGGCGACGCGCGCGGGCGTGACCCGCGTCGTCTACGTGAGTACGGCCGCCGTCTACGGGCGAGGGCCCTTCACCGGCGCGCTCCCGGGCGGGTTGCCGCTCGCACCGGCCTCGCCGACCAGCCGGTCCCGTGCCGCGGCAGAGCGGCATGTGCTGGACGCGGGAGGGGTCGTACTGCGCCCGCACCTCGTGCTCGGGGCCGGCGACCGATGGGTGGTACCCGGGCTGGTCACCCTGATGGAGCTGCTGTCGGGAGGCCTCAAGGGCTGCACCGCCCGCCACTCCGTCGTCGACGTACGGGCGTTGGCGCGCGCGGTGCTCGCCGCCGGGCTGTCGGAGCGGGAACTGGCGGGCGTTCACCACGTCAACCACCCCGAGCCGGTGGGCGGTTCGGAACTGCTGGACACGGTGGCCGAACGGCTCGGCCTGCGCCTGCCCGGCACACCGCCGACCGTCGACGAGGCCCGGACCCGGCTCGCGGGGCAGCCCCGCGCACTGCACCACCTCGGCGTGCTCGCCGTGGACCACTGGTTCGCGGACGACGGTTTCTGGGCGGCCGTAGGTGTCGATCCCGGAGCGGGATTCGCCCGGGACCTGGCCGAACACGCCCCGTGGTACCGGCAGTTGCTGAACCGCTGA
- a CDS encoding beta-glucanase → MTTHSAPFTPTAARGRSLIWSEEFNTPIAWGAKWVGDRSSAYRYCDHNPDDNKLDWLTPRCVTVSNGTATFTAAPAGRTLENGRQAWHTGLLTTEYSAEGFQVRTGDHVETGVRLPSGTGAWPALWTWKDGENEVDSFEYHPDNPHLLELSNHVNRASTYHTDIEAIGPDRWVTIGTSYGAHCVEWYVNGERVFSDGTGVGPHWSAYLILNLSLSAGEYHPAPCGPAPITFDVDYLRVYR, encoded by the coding sequence ATGACCACCCACAGCGCCCCCTTCACGCCGACCGCGGCCCGTGGCAGATCCCTCATCTGGTCGGAGGAGTTCAACACCCCGATCGCCTGGGGCGCCAAATGGGTCGGCGACCGATCCAGCGCCTACCGCTACTGCGACCACAACCCGGACGACAACAAGCTGGACTGGCTCACCCCCCGCTGTGTGACCGTCTCCAACGGCACGGCCACCTTCACCGCCGCACCGGCCGGCCGCACCCTCGAGAACGGTCGGCAGGCCTGGCACACCGGCCTGCTCACCACCGAGTACTCCGCCGAGGGCTTCCAGGTGCGGACCGGCGACCATGTCGAGACCGGCGTCCGGCTGCCCTCCGGGACCGGAGCCTGGCCGGCGCTGTGGACCTGGAAGGACGGCGAGAACGAGGTCGACTCCTTCGAGTACCACCCGGACAACCCGCACCTGCTGGAGCTGTCCAACCACGTCAACCGCGCGTCGACCTACCACACCGACATCGAGGCGATCGGCCCGGACCGATGGGTGACCATCGGCACCAGCTACGGCGCCCACTGCGTCGAGTGGTACGTCAACGGCGAGCGGGTCTTCTCCGACGGCACCGGTGTCGGTCCGCACTGGTCGGCGTATCTGATCCTGAACCTGTCGCTGAGCGCCGGCGAGTACCACCCGGCCCCCTGCGGCCCGGCTCCGATCACCTTCGACGTCGACTACCTCCGCGTCTACCGCTGA
- a CDS encoding glycosyltransferase, which yields MRVAPHILHVAQPVEAGVARVVTDLVAAQIDAGLRVSVACPEGGMLTDSLRALGCTVVRWDATRAPGHRLPGEVRQLARVVRDVRPDLVHAHSAKAGLAARLAVRGGLPTLFQPHAWSFEAADGVVARLALGWERFGARWATRVLCVSEAERRTGMRSGVDASWRVVPNGVDTRRFRPEGERARSAAGPLVVCVGRLCRQKGQDVLLAAWPEVVREVPGARLVLVGDGPDADRLRSGAPASVEFAGATSDTARWYRAADVVVLSSRWEGMALAPLEAMACARPVVVTDVDGAGESLPAGHPPSCLVPPEDPHALARALTTLLLDEPLRAALGAQGRAHVLAAHDLRHAADAVTDVYRELLGLATTRVVGPNGGRKCITT from the coding sequence ATGCGCGTTGCGCCGCACATCCTGCATGTCGCCCAGCCCGTCGAGGCCGGTGTCGCGCGGGTCGTGACGGACCTGGTGGCGGCGCAAATCGACGCGGGGCTGCGGGTGTCCGTGGCCTGTCCGGAGGGCGGCATGCTCACGGACTCCCTTCGGGCGCTGGGCTGCACGGTGGTCCGCTGGGACGCGACCCGCGCACCGGGGCACCGACTCCCGGGCGAGGTAAGGCAGTTGGCACGTGTGGTGCGTGACGTGCGGCCGGATCTGGTGCACGCGCACAGCGCGAAGGCGGGGCTCGCGGCCCGGCTCGCGGTGCGCGGCGGCCTGCCGACCCTCTTCCAGCCGCACGCCTGGTCGTTCGAGGCCGCGGACGGAGTCGTCGCGCGCCTGGCGCTGGGATGGGAGCGGTTCGGGGCCCGGTGGGCGACGCGCGTTCTGTGTGTGAGCGAGGCCGAGCGGCGCACCGGGATGCGCTCCGGTGTCGACGCCTCATGGCGTGTGGTCCCCAACGGGGTCGACACCCGCAGGTTCCGGCCGGAAGGAGAGCGCGCACGGTCCGCGGCCGGCCCGCTCGTGGTGTGCGTGGGCCGGCTGTGCCGTCAGAAGGGGCAGGACGTCCTCCTGGCGGCCTGGCCCGAGGTGGTGCGGGAGGTGCCCGGGGCACGGCTGGTGCTGGTCGGTGACGGTCCCGACGCGGACCGGCTGCGCTCGGGTGCGCCCGCGTCGGTGGAGTTCGCCGGCGCGACATCGGACACCGCGCGCTGGTACCGGGCCGCGGACGTCGTGGTGCTGTCGTCCCGCTGGGAGGGCATGGCGCTCGCCCCGCTGGAGGCCATGGCGTGCGCCCGGCCGGTCGTCGTCACGGACGTGGACGGGGCGGGCGAGAGCCTCCCGGCCGGCCATCCGCCGTCCTGCCTCGTGCCGCCGGAGGACCCCCATGCGCTCGCCCGGGCGCTGACGACGCTGCTGCTCGACGAGCCGCTGCGCGCGGCGCTGGGCGCACAGGGCCGCGCGCATGTGCTCGCCGCCCACGACCTGCGGCACGCCGCGGACGCGGTGACCGACGTCTACCGCGAGTTGCTCGGCCTCGCTACCACGCGGGTCGTCGGACCGAACGGGGGCAGGAAGTGCATCACCACATGA
- a CDS encoding tyrosinase cofactor, protein MAVSADGVSVGAVQGAAAAPVRSEPERRTRREVARVLLASAAVALAPVVTASRPAQPADGKRDSGTPFDETYRGRRIQGAPLPLQGLSALGAEWQVTVDGRPLHLMRRADGTWLSMVDHYSWYRTPLEATRAAVDELGPLRRLHDLAPGPFGGGHPHGEAQHGVRA, encoded by the coding sequence ATGGCCGTCAGCGCAGACGGAGTGTCGGTGGGTGCGGTGCAGGGGGCGGCCGCCGCCCCGGTGCGGAGCGAGCCGGAGAGGCGAACCCGGCGGGAGGTGGCGCGGGTGCTGCTGGCCTCCGCGGCCGTGGCGCTCGCCCCGGTCGTCACCGCCTCCCGGCCCGCGCAGCCCGCGGACGGGAAGCGGGACAGCGGCACCCCCTTCGACGAGACCTACCGCGGGCGCCGCATCCAGGGCGCCCCCCTTCCCCTCCAGGGCCTCTCCGCCCTCGGAGCCGAGTGGCAGGTCACGGTGGACGGCCGGCCGCTGCACCTGATGCGTCGTGCCGACGGCACCTGGCTGAGCATGGTCGACCACTACAGCTGGTACCGGACCCCGCTGGAGGCGACGCGCGCCGCCGTCGACGAGCTCGGGCCCCTGCGGCGGTTGCATGACCTGGCCCCCGGGCCGTTCGGCGGCGGGCACCCGCACGGGGAGGCACAGCATGGTGTACGTGCGTAA
- a CDS encoding sugar transferase, with protein sequence MTAESTVASPGQQRTSEDAVSVLGPRGLTAGRRAADGRGSRRPRQASPAPLWLVDGGAALSAALVLPAPHGYALVVVLLALGVIGMNRRAALYDTSVVPGVLDELPAVCGRIAVGWAAVVMFSPLRSLPPALLVTAVAVHCLAACTGREAVHGLRRRTLRRRPCPALVVGPLAVARRVSAALLRQPGCGVRPVGLVADDPDVLGDADDERGLPVLTTAQDTRRAVIQNGVETVLVVGAATRVEKAAELRGLASYGCVLWELDTDPPSYGLGGRRQEAGQLAGFSRRLLGPGCGRRAGSVVKRVLDVVLSGSLLVLAGPVLLVFALVLRVMDGPGVVFRQERIGKDGRPFTMLKLRTHRPASDHEAATRWSVANEQDMSPFCHFLRRTSLDELLQLWNVCRGDMSLVGPRPERPYFVAKFSQAHPGYPARHRMRTGITGLAQIQGLRGDTSIEDRCRYDNAYIDNWSLWQDICILLRTAAQFVRPTGS encoded by the coding sequence ATGACCGCGGAGAGCACCGTCGCCTCACCCGGGCAGCAGCGGACGTCGGAGGACGCCGTCTCCGTACTCGGCCCGCGCGGCCTCACCGCGGGGCGCCGGGCGGCCGACGGACGGGGCTCCCGCCGTCCGCGGCAGGCCTCCCCGGCGCCCCTGTGGCTCGTCGACGGCGGCGCTGCCCTGTCGGCCGCTCTGGTCCTGCCCGCGCCGCACGGGTACGCGCTGGTCGTCGTCCTGCTCGCCCTCGGTGTGATCGGGATGAACCGACGGGCCGCGCTGTACGACACCTCCGTCGTTCCCGGCGTACTCGACGAACTCCCCGCGGTCTGCGGGCGGATCGCCGTCGGCTGGGCGGCTGTCGTGATGTTCTCCCCGCTGCGGTCGCTCCCGCCGGCCCTGCTGGTCACCGCGGTCGCCGTGCACTGCCTGGCCGCCTGCACCGGTCGCGAGGCGGTGCACGGGCTGCGGCGCCGGACACTGCGGCGGCGGCCCTGTCCGGCTCTGGTGGTCGGTCCCCTCGCGGTGGCCCGGCGGGTGTCGGCCGCGTTGCTGCGCCAACCGGGCTGCGGAGTACGGCCGGTGGGGCTCGTCGCCGACGATCCGGACGTCCTCGGCGATGCCGACGACGAGCGCGGGCTGCCGGTGCTCACCACGGCGCAGGACACACGCCGGGCGGTGATCCAGAACGGGGTGGAGACGGTGCTCGTCGTGGGCGCCGCCACCCGGGTGGAGAAGGCCGCTGAGCTGCGGGGGCTGGCCTCGTACGGCTGCGTGCTGTGGGAGCTGGACACGGACCCTCCGTCGTACGGCCTCGGTGGGCGCCGTCAGGAGGCGGGGCAACTGGCCGGTTTCTCACGCAGGTTGCTGGGGCCGGGGTGCGGACGGCGGGCCGGGAGCGTGGTCAAGCGGGTGCTCGACGTGGTGCTCTCGGGTTCGCTGCTGGTGCTGGCCGGGCCGGTTCTGCTGGTGTTCGCGCTGGTGCTGCGGGTCATGGACGGGCCGGGCGTGGTGTTCCGGCAGGAGCGGATCGGCAAGGACGGGCGGCCGTTCACCATGCTGAAGCTGCGCACCCACCGGCCAGCCAGCGACCATGAGGCGGCGACCCGCTGGAGCGTGGCGAACGAGCAGGACATGAGCCCCTTCTGCCACTTCCTGCGCCGCACCTCGCTGGACGAGCTGCTGCAGCTGTGGAACGTCTGCCGCGGCGACATGAGCCTGGTCGGTCCGCGGCCCGAACGGCCGTATTTCGTCGCCAAGTTCAGCCAGGCCCACCCCGGCTACCCGGCGCGCCACCGGATGCGGACCGGGATCACCGGGCTCGCCCAGATCCAGGGGCTGCGCGGCGACACCTCGATCGAGGACCGGTGCCGCTACGACAACGCCTACATCGACAACTGGTCGCTGTGGCAGGACATCTGCATCCTGCTGCGCACGGCGGCACAGTTCGTCCGGCCGACGGGGAGCTGA
- a CDS encoding vitamin K epoxide reductase family protein, translating into MAPDSSAAARPMRPSVGGSRAFALLLVLCGAAGLLASWVITLDKFKLLEDPDFTPGCSLNPVVSCGSVMESDQAEAFGFPNPMLGLVAYGIVICVGVSLLAGAAYPRWYWLTFAAGCLFGVGFVSWLQFESLYRINALCLWCCLAWLGTIPLFWYVTSFVVRHDFLPAPGPVKTFFTEFTWVLPVLHIGIVGMLILTRWWDFWTS; encoded by the coding sequence ATGGCCCCTGACTCAAGCGCCGCCGCGCGACCGATGCGCCCCTCCGTCGGTGGCAGCCGGGCGTTCGCCCTGCTGCTGGTGTTGTGCGGGGCGGCCGGGCTGCTGGCCTCCTGGGTCATCACCCTCGACAAGTTCAAGCTGCTGGAGGACCCGGACTTCACGCCGGGCTGCAGCCTCAACCCCGTGGTGTCCTGCGGCAGCGTGATGGAGAGCGACCAGGCCGAGGCCTTCGGGTTCCCCAACCCCATGCTGGGCCTGGTGGCCTACGGCATCGTGATCTGCGTCGGCGTCAGCCTGCTGGCCGGGGCCGCCTATCCGCGCTGGTACTGGCTGACCTTCGCGGCCGGATGCCTCTTCGGTGTCGGGTTCGTCTCCTGGCTGCAGTTCGAGTCCCTGTACCGGATCAACGCCCTGTGCCTGTGGTGCTGCCTGGCCTGGCTCGGGACCATCCCGCTGTTCTGGTACGTGACGTCCTTCGTCGTGCGCCACGACTTCCTGCCCGCGCCGGGCCCGGTGAAGACCTTCTTCACGGAGTTCACCTGGGTGCTTCCGGTGCTGCACATCGGGATCGTCGGGATGCTGATCCTGACCCGCTGGTGGGACTTCTGGACCAGCTGA
- a CDS encoding D-2-hydroxyacid dehydrogenase family protein — translation MRLRCAVLDDFQNVATEVADWSPLADEVEVVPFTTHFPDEDSLAAALAEFDIAVTLRERVPFPASLIARLPRLKLLIASGMRNSVIDYAAAEAHGVTVCGTASSSTPPVELTWALLLGLARGVVEESNALRSGGAWQHTVGADLHGRRLGVLGLGKIGSRVAQVGLAFGMHVSAWSQNLTKEYADEVGVHLAASKEDLLADSDFVSIHLALSGRTRGLLGPAEIALLKPTAYLINTSRAAIVDQDALLAALHEGRIAGAGVDVFDAEPLPADHPMRTAPRLLATPHLGYVSQANYATYYGQAVEDIQAYLAGSPVRRLP, via the coding sequence ATGCGGCTGCGCTGTGCTGTGCTCGACGACTTCCAGAACGTGGCGACCGAGGTCGCCGACTGGTCGCCGCTCGCGGACGAGGTGGAGGTCGTCCCCTTCACCACCCACTTCCCCGACGAGGACTCCCTGGCCGCGGCCCTCGCCGAGTTCGACATCGCGGTCACCCTGCGGGAACGGGTCCCCTTCCCCGCCTCCTTGATCGCCCGGCTCCCCCGACTGAAGCTGCTGATCGCCTCCGGCATGCGCAACTCGGTCATCGACTACGCCGCCGCCGAGGCGCACGGCGTCACCGTCTGCGGTACGGCGAGTTCCTCGACCCCGCCCGTGGAGCTCACCTGGGCCCTGCTGCTCGGTCTCGCCCGCGGCGTCGTCGAGGAGAGCAACGCCCTGCGCTCCGGCGGCGCCTGGCAGCACACGGTCGGCGCCGACCTGCACGGGCGTCGCCTCGGGGTGCTCGGCCTGGGCAAGATCGGCAGCCGCGTGGCCCAGGTGGGGCTCGCCTTCGGCATGCACGTCAGCGCCTGGAGCCAGAACCTGACCAAGGAGTACGCCGACGAGGTCGGCGTCCACCTGGCCGCCTCCAAGGAGGACCTGCTCGCCGACAGCGACTTCGTCTCGATCCACCTCGCCCTGAGCGGCCGCACCCGCGGCCTCCTCGGCCCCGCCGAGATCGCCCTGCTCAAGCCGACGGCGTATCTGATCAACACCTCACGCGCGGCGATCGTCGACCAGGACGCCCTGCTCGCCGCCCTGCACGAGGGCCGCATCGCGGGCGCCGGCGTGGACGTCTTCGACGCCGAGCCCCTCCCCGCCGACCACCCGATGCGCACGGCCCCCCGGCTCCTCGCCACCCCCCACCTGGGCTATGTCTCGCAGGCCAACTACGCGACGTACTACGGCCAGGCGGTCGAGGACATCCAGGCGTACCTGGCGGGTTCCCCGGTACGACGGCTGCCCTGA
- a CDS encoding GAF and ANTAR domain-containing protein, whose product MDQQLLAKTFVELADNLVADFDLIDFLRLLTDRCVGMLDVSAAGVLLADRDGKLRVMAASDEQVRLLELFQLQNDEGPCLECFRTGAPVIVPDLGTATARWPRFAVAAQRGGFGAVQALPMRLRDEIVGALNLFRTTPGPFEPAATPVAQALADVATISLLQQRTAQRSTVLNEQLQTALNSRVLIEQAKGKLAERQDIDMEQAFTALRGYARSHNRRLADVARALIDGSEPLTGLGS is encoded by the coding sequence ATGGATCAACAGCTTCTGGCCAAGACCTTCGTCGAGCTGGCCGACAATCTGGTCGCCGACTTCGACCTCATCGATTTCCTGCGCCTGCTGACCGACCGCTGCGTCGGCATGCTCGACGTGAGCGCCGCCGGGGTGCTGCTCGCCGACCGGGACGGCAAACTCCGCGTCATGGCCGCCTCCGACGAACAGGTGCGCCTGCTGGAGCTCTTCCAGCTCCAGAACGACGAAGGCCCCTGCCTCGAATGCTTCCGCACCGGCGCACCGGTGATCGTCCCCGACCTCGGCACGGCGACCGCCCGCTGGCCGCGCTTCGCGGTCGCGGCCCAGCGCGGCGGGTTCGGGGCGGTCCAGGCCCTGCCCATGCGCCTGCGGGACGAGATCGTCGGCGCCCTGAACCTCTTCCGCACCACCCCCGGCCCCTTCGAACCGGCCGCCACACCCGTCGCCCAGGCCCTGGCCGACGTCGCCACCATCAGCCTGCTGCAACAACGCACCGCTCAGCGCAGCACGGTGCTCAACGAACAACTGCAGACGGCGCTGAACAGCCGGGTACTGATCGAACAGGCCAAGGGGAAGCTAGCCGAACGCCAGGACATCGACATGGAGCAGGCGTTCACCGCGCTGCGCGGCTACGCCCGCTCCCACAACCGGCGCCTGGCCGATGTGGCCCGCGCCCTCATCGACGGTTCCGAACCCCTCACCGGCCTGGGGTCCTGA
- a CDS encoding SDR family oxidoreductase: MDIERALTGKTALVTGAGRGIGRAIATRLARDGALVGVHYGHSEAAAREVVAEIRQNGGRAFPLGAELGVPGDAAAVFEAFDAGVREERGEAAADGGGALDILVNNAGTSGSGPVGQAVPEVFDRMIAVNAKAPFFLVQGALPRMRDGGRIINISSLATRRAFPESLAYAMSKGALDTMTLALAKELGGRGITVNTVGPGFVETDMNARRRTTPEARAALAARSVFDRIGRPSDVADVVAFLASDDSRWITGQYLDVSGGTDL; encoded by the coding sequence GTGGACATCGAACGCGCACTGACAGGCAAGACCGCCCTGGTCACCGGGGCCGGCCGCGGCATCGGCCGGGCCATCGCCACCCGGCTCGCCCGGGACGGGGCGCTGGTCGGCGTCCACTACGGACACAGCGAGGCCGCCGCCCGGGAAGTCGTCGCGGAGATACGGCAGAACGGCGGGCGCGCCTTCCCGCTCGGGGCCGAGCTCGGGGTGCCGGGCGACGCCGCCGCCGTCTTCGAGGCCTTCGACGCCGGAGTGCGGGAGGAGCGGGGCGAGGCGGCGGCGGATGGCGGGGGCGCGCTGGACATCCTGGTCAACAACGCGGGAACGAGCGGTTCGGGGCCGGTGGGGCAGGCGGTCCCCGAGGTCTTCGACCGCATGATCGCCGTCAACGCCAAGGCGCCCTTCTTCCTCGTGCAGGGCGCGCTGCCGAGGATGCGCGACGGCGGCCGCATCATCAACATCTCGTCCCTCGCCACCCGGCGGGCCTTTCCCGAGTCCCTCGCGTACGCCATGTCCAAGGGCGCGCTGGACACGATGACCCTGGCGCTGGCGAAGGAACTCGGCGGCCGCGGCATCACCGTCAACACGGTCGGGCCGGGGTTCGTCGAGACGGACATGAACGCCCGGCGCAGGACGACCCCCGAGGCGCGGGCCGCCCTGGCCGCGCGGTCCGTCTTCGACCGGATCGGCAGGCCGTCCGACGTGGCGGACGTGGTGGCGTTCCTCGCCTCCGACGACTCCCGCTGGATCACCGGTCAGTACCTCGACGTCAGCGGTGGCACCGACCTGTGA
- a CDS encoding tyrosinase family protein — MVYVRKNVSKLTSSERRRFVEALLEVKRRGEYDEFVRLHIEHFRGDGDRGLRAAHMTPSFLPWHRQFVLDMENALRSVDDSVTVPYWDWTRDRSTTSVPWTDDLLGGNGRRLDRQVMTGPFAYATGNWTIRERITNIEFLTRDLGRSRRPIDLPTRDDLNWALKDPVYDVSPWDSTVTKGFRNKMEGWGSRNNPWRNHNRVHRWVGGAMLGGASVNDPVFWLVHAFVDMQWQRWQRRHRKHRYVPAKPPGRRSDQYGRIVARNERLPPWDVTPDDLEDMSEIYRYA, encoded by the coding sequence ATGGTGTACGTGCGTAAGAACGTGAGCAAGCTGACGTCCAGCGAGCGGCGGCGGTTCGTCGAGGCACTGCTGGAGGTCAAACGGCGCGGTGAGTACGACGAGTTCGTACGGCTGCACATCGAGCACTTCCGTGGGGACGGCGACCGGGGTCTGCGCGCCGCCCATATGACGCCCTCCTTCCTGCCCTGGCACCGCCAGTTCGTGCTGGACATGGAGAACGCCCTGCGCAGCGTCGACGACTCGGTGACGGTGCCGTACTGGGACTGGACCCGGGACCGTTCGACCACATCGGTGCCCTGGACCGACGATCTGCTCGGCGGCAACGGGCGGCGCCTGGACCGGCAGGTGATGACCGGGCCGTTCGCCTACGCGACGGGCAACTGGACCATCAGGGAGCGCATCACCAACATCGAGTTCCTCACCCGGGACCTGGGCCGCTCCCGCCGGCCGATCGACCTGCCCACCCGGGACGATCTGAACTGGGCGCTGAAGGACCCCGTGTACGACGTCTCCCCGTGGGACTCGACGGTGACCAAGGGCTTCCGCAACAAGATGGAGGGCTGGGGCAGCCGCAACAACCCGTGGCGCAACCACAACCGCGTCCACCGCTGGGTCGGCGGCGCGATGCTCGGTGGCGCGTCCGTCAACGACCCCGTCTTCTGGCTGGTCCACGCCTTCGTCGACATGCAGTGGCAGCGCTGGCAGCGACGCCACCGCAAACACCGCTATGTCCCGGCGAAGCCGCCCGGCCGCAGGAGCGACCAGTACGGCCGCATCGTGGCCCGGAACGAGCGACTGCCACCGTGGGACGTCACCCCGGACGATCTGGAGGACATGTCCGAGATCTACCGGTACGCCTGA